Proteins encoded within one genomic window of Gallus gallus isolate bGalGal1 chromosome 1, bGalGal1.mat.broiler.GRCg7b, whole genome shotgun sequence:
- the PRPS2 gene encoding ribose-phosphate pyrophosphokinase 2, with amino-acid sequence MPNIVLFSGSSHHDLSQRVADRLGLELGKVVTKKFSNQETSVEIGESVRGEDVYIIQSGCGEINDNLMELLIMINACKIASSSRVTAVIPCFPYARQDKKDKKGAVERWSRAPISAKLVANMLSVAGADHIITMDLHASQIQGFFDIPVDNLYAEPAVLQWIKENILEWKNCIIVSPDAGGAKRVTSIADRLNVEFALIHKERKKANEVDRMVLVGDVKDRVAILVDDMADTCGTICHAADKLVSAGATKVYAILTHGIFSGPAISRINNAAFEAVVVTNTIPQEEKMKHCPKIQFIDISMILAEAIRRTHNGESVSYLFSHVPL; translated from the exons ATGCCGAACATCGTGCTGTTCAGCGGCAGCTCCCACCACGACCTGTCCCAGCGGGTGGCCGACCgcctggggctggagctgggcaaGGTGGTCACCAAGAAGTTCAGCAACCAAGAGACCAG TGTAGAGATTGGTGAAAGTGTGAGAGGAGAAGATGTGTATATTATCCAGAGTGGCTGTGGAGAAATAAATGACAACTTAATGGAACTGCTCATCATGATCAATGCTTGCAAGATTGCATCATCCTCCAGAGTCACTGCAGTAATTCCATGTTTTCCATATGCCAGGCAAGATAAAAAAGACAAG AAGGGAGCCGTGGAGCGTTGG AGTCGTGCTCCAATCTCTGCAAAACTTGTTGCCAACATGCTGTCAGTTGCAGGGGCTGACCACATCATCACCATGGACCTGCATGCTTCTCAGATCCAG GGTTTCTTTGACATTCCAGTAGATAACCTGTATGCAGAACCcgctgtgctgcagtggattaaagaaaacattctggaGTGGAAAAACTGTATCATAGTTTCACCTGATGCAGGTGGTGCGAAAAG GGTTACTTCAATTGCTGACAGATTGAATGTGGAATTTGCTCTCATtcacaaggaaagaaagaaggcaaatgAAGTGGACAGAATGGTCTTAGTGGGTGATGTGAAAGACAGAGTAGCCATTCTTGTCGATGATATGGCTGATACATGTGGCACAATATGTCATGCAGCAGACAA GTTAGTATCTGCTGGAGCCACCAAAGTTTATGCTATTCTTACTCATGGTATCTTTTCTGGTCCTGCTATTTCTCGGATTAATAATGCAGCATTTGAGGCTGTTGTGGTAACTAATACAATCCcccaggaagagaaaatgaaacactgccCCAAAATTCAG tttattgACATTTCCATGATCCTGGCTGAGGCCATTCGAAGAACACACAACGGTGAATCTGTATCTTACCTGTTCAGTCACGTCCCCTTGTAA
- the PRPS2 gene encoding ribose-phosphate pyrophosphokinase 2 isoform X1, with product MPNIVLFSGSSHHDLSQRVADRLGLELGKVVTKKFSNQETSVEIGESVRGEDVYIIQSGCGEINDNLMELLIMINACKIASSSRVTAVIPCFPYARQDKKDKSRAPISAKLVANMLSVAGADHIITMDLHASQIQGFFDIPVDNLYAEPAVLQWIKENILEWKNCIIVSPDAGGAKRVTSIADRLNVEFALIHKERKKANEVDRMVLVGDVKDRVAILVDDMADTCGTICHAADKLVSAGATKVYAILTHGIFSGPAISRINNAAFEAVVVTNTIPQEEKMKHCPKIQFIDISMILAEAIRRTHNGESVSYLFSHVPL from the exons ATGCCGAACATCGTGCTGTTCAGCGGCAGCTCCCACCACGACCTGTCCCAGCGGGTGGCCGACCgcctggggctggagctgggcaaGGTGGTCACCAAGAAGTTCAGCAACCAAGAGACCAG TGTAGAGATTGGTGAAAGTGTGAGAGGAGAAGATGTGTATATTATCCAGAGTGGCTGTGGAGAAATAAATGACAACTTAATGGAACTGCTCATCATGATCAATGCTTGCAAGATTGCATCATCCTCCAGAGTCACTGCAGTAATTCCATGTTTTCCATATGCCAGGCAAGATAAAAAAGACAAG AGTCGTGCTCCAATCTCTGCAAAACTTGTTGCCAACATGCTGTCAGTTGCAGGGGCTGACCACATCATCACCATGGACCTGCATGCTTCTCAGATCCAG GGTTTCTTTGACATTCCAGTAGATAACCTGTATGCAGAACCcgctgtgctgcagtggattaaagaaaacattctggaGTGGAAAAACTGTATCATAGTTTCACCTGATGCAGGTGGTGCGAAAAG GGTTACTTCAATTGCTGACAGATTGAATGTGGAATTTGCTCTCATtcacaaggaaagaaagaaggcaaatgAAGTGGACAGAATGGTCTTAGTGGGTGATGTGAAAGACAGAGTAGCCATTCTTGTCGATGATATGGCTGATACATGTGGCACAATATGTCATGCAGCAGACAA GTTAGTATCTGCTGGAGCCACCAAAGTTTATGCTATTCTTACTCATGGTATCTTTTCTGGTCCTGCTATTTCTCGGATTAATAATGCAGCATTTGAGGCTGTTGTGGTAACTAATACAATCCcccaggaagagaaaatgaaacactgccCCAAAATTCAG tttattgACATTTCCATGATCCTGGCTGAGGCCATTCGAAGAACACACAACGGTGAATCTGTATCTTACCTGTTCAGTCACGTCCCCTTGTAA
- the PRPS2 gene encoding ribose-phosphate pyrophosphokinase 2 isoform X2 — protein sequence MELLIMINACKIASSSRVTAVIPCFPYARQDKKDKKGAVERWSRAPISAKLVANMLSVAGADHIITMDLHASQIQGFFDIPVDNLYAEPAVLQWIKENILEWKNCIIVSPDAGGAKRVTSIADRLNVEFALIHKERKKANEVDRMVLVGDVKDRVAILVDDMADTCGTICHAADKLVSAGATKVYAILTHGIFSGPAISRINNAAFEAVVVTNTIPQEEKMKHCPKIQFIDISMILAEAIRRTHNGESVSYLFSHVPL from the exons ATGGAACTGCTCATCATGATCAATGCTTGCAAGATTGCATCATCCTCCAGAGTCACTGCAGTAATTCCATGTTTTCCATATGCCAGGCAAGATAAAAAAGACAAG AAGGGAGCCGTGGAGCGTTGG AGTCGTGCTCCAATCTCTGCAAAACTTGTTGCCAACATGCTGTCAGTTGCAGGGGCTGACCACATCATCACCATGGACCTGCATGCTTCTCAGATCCAG GGTTTCTTTGACATTCCAGTAGATAACCTGTATGCAGAACCcgctgtgctgcagtggattaaagaaaacattctggaGTGGAAAAACTGTATCATAGTTTCACCTGATGCAGGTGGTGCGAAAAG GGTTACTTCAATTGCTGACAGATTGAATGTGGAATTTGCTCTCATtcacaaggaaagaaagaaggcaaatgAAGTGGACAGAATGGTCTTAGTGGGTGATGTGAAAGACAGAGTAGCCATTCTTGTCGATGATATGGCTGATACATGTGGCACAATATGTCATGCAGCAGACAA GTTAGTATCTGCTGGAGCCACCAAAGTTTATGCTATTCTTACTCATGGTATCTTTTCTGGTCCTGCTATTTCTCGGATTAATAATGCAGCATTTGAGGCTGTTGTGGTAACTAATACAATCCcccaggaagagaaaatgaaacactgccCCAAAATTCAG tttattgACATTTCCATGATCCTGGCTGAGGCCATTCGAAGAACACACAACGGTGAATCTGTATCTTACCTGTTCAGTCACGTCCCCTTGTAA
- the PRPS2 gene encoding ribose-phosphate pyrophosphokinase 2 isoform X3, producing MVLVGDVKDRVAILVDDMADTCGTICHAADKLVSAGATKVYAILTHGIFSGPAISRINNAAFEAVVVTNTIPQEEKMKHCPKIQFIDISMILAEAIRRTHNGESVSYLFSHVPL from the exons ATGGTCTTAGTGGGTGATGTGAAAGACAGAGTAGCCATTCTTGTCGATGATATGGCTGATACATGTGGCACAATATGTCATGCAGCAGACAA GTTAGTATCTGCTGGAGCCACCAAAGTTTATGCTATTCTTACTCATGGTATCTTTTCTGGTCCTGCTATTTCTCGGATTAATAATGCAGCATTTGAGGCTGTTGTGGTAACTAATACAATCCcccaggaagagaaaatgaaacactgccCCAAAATTCAG tttattgACATTTCCATGATCCTGGCTGAGGCCATTCGAAGAACACACAACGGTGAATCTGTATCTTACCTGTTCAGTCACGTCCCCTTGTAA